Proteins encoded by one window of Synergistota bacterium:
- a CDS encoding (2Fe-2S)-binding protein, whose translation MKVKIVIDGKQITAEKGEIILSVARREGFDIPSLCFHEAFENGYGACRLCIVEVIKGNRPGLTTSCTLKAEEGLEILTSTPEIEKHRRTLLELYLAQAPSSDLIRELASRYGVEKTRFPKRFIPGDPLGNKCVLCGLCVRVCGEIMNAGAISYIGRGTSTEINTPFFEENPDCLGCGACAHICPTGAIDLEDINSTRVLKSWSNTKVKLKICEICGTPFLPEPIWGKFSNLIDRELIEELERICPECRKSVYAKRLTALFQAP comes from the coding sequence ATGAAGGTTAAGATAGTAATAGATGGCAAGCAAATAACAGCCGAAAAGGGAGAAATAATTTTATCCGTGGCGAGAAGAGAGGGTTTCGATATCCCCTCCCTTTGTTTTCACGAGGCATTCGAAAACGGATACGGTGCCTGTAGACTTTGCATCGTAGAAGTTATAAAGGGAAATAGGCCCGGTTTAACAACCTCCTGTACACTTAAAGCGGAAGAGGGGCTTGAAATTCTGACCAGCACTCCTGAAATAGAAAAGCACAGAAGGACTTTGCTTGAGCTTTATTTAGCCCAAGCCCCATCTTCCGACCTAATTAGGGAACTTGCCTCAAGGTACGGCGTTGAGAAAACGCGCTTTCCCAAAAGATTCATCCCGGGGGATCCTCTTGGAAATAAGTGCGTACTTTGCGGACTATGCGTAAGAGTATGCGGAGAGATCATGAACGCTGGAGCCATAAGCTACATAGGAAGGGGAACCTCCACGGAGATAAATACCCCATTTTTCGAGGAAAACCCAGACTGCCTGGGATGTGGAGCATGTGCGCATATCTGCCCTACGGGAGCGATAGACTTAGAAGACATAAATAGCACACGTGTCTTAAAATCTTGGAGCAATACGAAGGTAAAGCTAAAAATATGCGAGATATGCGGAACCCCCTTCTTACCGGAACCCATATGGGGGAAGTTTTCCAACTTGATCGACCGTGAGCTTATCGAAGAGCTTGAGCGAATCTGCCCCGAGTGCAGAAAATCGGTATACGCTAAAAGGTTAACAGCTCTCTTTCAAGCTCCTTAA